The following proteins are co-located in the Megalobrama amblycephala isolate DHTTF-2021 linkage group LG12, ASM1881202v1, whole genome shotgun sequence genome:
- the ppp2r2aa gene encoding serine/threonine-protein phosphatase 2A 55 kDa regulatory subunit B alpha isoform: MWSSCWTYSLNLSSVPGDGDGQSRWCLSQVKGAVDDDVAEADIISAVEFNHSGELLATGDRGGRIVIFQQEQESKNLPQCHAEYNVYSTFQSHEPEFDYLKSLEIEEKINKIRWLPQKNAAHFLLSTNDKTIKLWKISERDKRPEGYNLKEEDGRYRHPSSLTTLRVPVFQPMDLMVEASPRRVYANAHTYHINSISVNSDNETYLSADDLRINLWHLDFTDRSFNIVDIKPANMEELTEVITASEFHPLQCNTFVYGSSKGSVRLCDMRASALCDQHSKLFEEPEDPSTRSFFSEIISSISDVKFSHSGRYMMTRDYLTLKIWDLHMESRPVEIYQVHGYLRSKLCSLYENDCIFDKFECCWRGDDSEVMTGSYNNFFRMFDRDGQRDATLEATWENGSPGCPLKTWRVSAGSRRKRNEIGVDCLDFSRKILYTSWHPQDNIVALATVNNLYIFQEKLN; the protein is encoded by the exons ATGTGGTCTTCCTGTTGGACATACAGTCTGAATTTGTCTTCGGTTCCAGGAGATGGAGACGGCCAGAGCCGCTGGTGTCTGTCCCAGGTCAAAGGAGCCGTAGATGATGATGTAGCTGAAG CTGACATCATCTCTGCGGTGGAGTTCAATCATTCCGGGGAGCTTTTGGCCACAGGAGACCGGGGTGGAAGGATAGTGATCTTCCAGCAGGAACAAGAG AGTAAAAACCTGCCGCAGTGCCATGCGGAGTATAACGTCTACAGCACGTTCCAGAGTCACGAGCCGGAGTTCGACTATCTGAAGAGTCTGGAAATTGAGGAAAAGATCAACAAGATCCGCTGGCTTCCTCAGAAAAATGCTGCACACTTCTTGTTGTCAACAAACG ATAAAACCATCAAGCTCTGGAAAATCAGTGAACGAGACAAGAGACCGGAGGGGTATAACCTCAAAGAAGAGGATGGCCGTTACAGGCATCCGTCATCGCTCACAACACTACGG GTTCCAGTGTTCCAGCCGATGGATCTGATGGTGGAGGCGAGTCCACGGCGCGTGTACGCCAACGCTCACACCTACCACATCAACTCCATCTCAGTCAACAGCGACAACGAGACATATCTCTCCGCCGATGACCTCCGGATCAACCTATGGCACCTGGACTTCACCGACCGAAGCTTCA acattgttgatatcaagCCGGCCAACATGGAGGAGCTGACGGAGGTGATCACGGCTTCAGAGTTTCACCCGCTCCAGTGCAACACGTTTGTGTACGGCAGCAGCAAGGGCTCAGTGCGCCTGTGTGACATGAGGGCGTCCGCTCTGTGTGACCAACACTCAAAAT TGTTTGAGGAACCCGAGGACCCCAGCACAAGGTCCTTCTTCTCTGAAATCATCTCATCCATCTCAGACGTCAAGTTCAGTCACAGCGGCCGATACATGATGACCAGAGATTATCTGACCCTCAAGATCTGGGACCTTCACATGGAGAGTCGGCCGGTGGAAATTTACCAG GTTCATGGTTATCTCAGGAGTAAGCTGTGCTCTCTCTACGAGAACGACTGCATCTTTGATAAGTTTGAGTGCTGCTGGAGGGGCGACGACAG TGAGGTCATGACGGGGTCCTATAACAACTTCTTCCGGATGTTTGATCGCGACGGCCAGCGCGACGCGACCCTCGAGGCCACGTGGGAGAACGGCTCCCCCGGCTGCCCACTCAAGACCTGGCGCGTGAGCGCGGGGAGCAGACGCAAGAGGAACGAGATCGGCGTGGACTGCCTGGACTTCAGCAGAAAGATCCTCTACACCTCCTGGCATCCTCAGGATAACATTGTTGCCTTGGCGACAGTCAATAACCTTTACATATTCCAGGAGAAACTGAATTAG